One genomic window of Bacillota bacterium includes the following:
- a CDS encoding DUF4175 domain-containing protein, giving the protein MMDRQQLINQATQLMTRMEQSETRNAQMLQQLAQTENRNAQMIQQLHQAELRAAEELRQLRQMITQLAGQTQGMTQSFTPTYGGSSGGAFGYSGQTNFGQTNYGGHFGSGQTSYMGQSQGVGGQSSYSGQGGFTPQYNQSNYFTPGGFTNQSSGDTNLGGTTMGSQMPPVTFNQ; this is encoded by the coding sequence GTGATGGATCGACAGCAACTAATTAACCAAGCCACCCAGCTGATGACTCGGATGGAGCAAAGTGAAACCCGCAACGCGCAGATGCTCCAACAGCTGGCCCAGACAGAAAATCGCAATGCCCAGATGATTCAGCAACTCCATCAAGCGGAGCTTCGGGCTGCGGAGGAGTTGCGGCAACTTCGGCAGATGATCACTCAGCTGGCAGGCCAGACTCAAGGGATGACGCAGAGTTTCACCCCTACCTATGGCGGTAGTTCCGGAGGGGCCTTCGGATACTCTGGACAGACCAATTTCGGCCAAACCAACTACGGCGGGCACTTTGGTTCGGGACAAACTAGCTACATGGGTCAATCCCAGGGTGTGGGAGGGCAGAGTAGCTATTCGGGGCAAGGGGGATTTACTCCCCAGTACAATCAGTCTAATTACTTCACTCCAGGTGGATTCACCAATCAAAGCAGTGGGGACACCAACCTGGGTGGGACGACGATGGGGTCTCAAATGCCACCGGTTACCTTTAACCAATAG
- a CDS encoding sulfatase-like hydrolase/transferase: MRILFLDLDTLRPDHLGCYGYHRNTSPNIDRIAAEGTRFTNYFCSDAPCLPSRAALMTGRHGIHTGVVGHGGTTADMRIEGESRDFRDRMSFENLPAVLRRAGFRTVSISPFAERHAAWWFYAGFNEMYNPGKGGMESAEEVTPTVMKWLQDNAKEDNWFLHINYWDAHTPYRAPEDFGNPFADEPLPEWLTEEVLQAHLKMVGPHKPLEIAMYDDREDPKYPRHPGKITDMDGLRKMIDGYDCGIRYLDTHVGRILDFLEEQGVLEDTAIIVTSDHGENMGELGIYGEHATADAATCRIPMIIKWPGAQRGHVDTDYHYNLDLLPTLCDIFDIPPSDCYDGQSYAPAFMSGKSCGRSELILSQCAHVCQRSVLFDSWLYIRTYHDGYHLFPKEMLFNLATDPHQQENLAAKHPEICNEAVRLLYAWHDQMMASMPGQEDPLWTVMREGGPYHARGQLKGYIEHLKRTGREWAIPELAERHPDELK; encoded by the coding sequence ATGAGGATCCTGTTTCTTGATCTGGATACCCTGCGTCCCGATCACTTAGGGTGTTACGGGTACCATCGCAACACATCGCCTAACATTGACCGGATTGCCGCTGAGGGAACAAGGTTTACTAACTATTTTTGCTCCGACGCGCCCTGTTTGCCTTCCCGGGCCGCCTTGATGACCGGCAGACATGGTATCCATACTGGAGTTGTGGGGCATGGTGGTACCACAGCTGACATGCGGATAGAGGGAGAATCCCGAGACTTCAGAGATCGAATGTCCTTTGAAAATCTCCCTGCGGTTCTTCGGAGGGCTGGCTTTCGGACGGTTTCTATCAGTCCCTTTGCGGAGCGGCACGCCGCCTGGTGGTTTTATGCCGGCTTCAACGAAATGTACAATCCCGGCAAGGGCGGGATGGAGTCTGCTGAAGAGGTTACCCCTACAGTGATGAAGTGGTTACAGGATAACGCCAAGGAAGACAATTGGTTCTTGCACATCAACTACTGGGATGCCCATACACCCTATCGGGCACCAGAAGACTTCGGAAACCCCTTTGCCGACGAGCCCTTACCGGAGTGGTTAACGGAAGAGGTTCTGCAGGCACACCTGAAAATGGTTGGACCCCATAAGCCCCTAGAGATCGCAATGTACGACGACAGGGAGGACCCAAAGTATCCCCGTCATCCCGGCAAAATCACTGACATGGACGGCTTAAGGAAGATGATCGACGGCTATGACTGTGGGATCCGATACTTAGATACCCACGTCGGTCGCATTCTAGATTTTCTCGAAGAACAAGGCGTCCTTGAGGATACCGCGATTATCGTCACTTCCGATCATGGCGAGAACATGGGGGAACTGGGAATCTACGGAGAGCATGCCACCGCCGATGCCGCCACCTGTCGCATCCCGATGATCATTAAGTGGCCTGGAGCCCAACGGGGACACGTGGACACCGACTACCACTACAATTTAGATCTGCTTCCCACCCTATGCGACATTTTTGATATTCCCCCCAGCGATTGCTATGACGGCCAGTCCTATGCACCGGCCTTTATGTCCGGTAAAAGTTGTGGGCGCTCGGAGCTGATCCTCAGTCAGTGCGCCCATGTCTGTCAACGCAGTGTGTTGTTTGACTCCTGGCTGTATATCCGCACCTATCATGATGGCTATCATCTCTTTCCCAAGGAAATGCTCTTTAATCTAGCTACCGATCCCCACCAGCAGGAAAATCTAGCGGCCAAACACCCAGAGATCTGTAATGAAGCGGTTCGGCTCCTTTACGCATGGCATGATCAGATGATGGCCTCGATGCCGGGACAAGAGGATCCTCTGTGGACGGTGATGAGGGAAGGCGGTCCTTACCATGCCAGGGGCCAACTAAAGGGATATATCGAGCATCTGAAAAGGACAGGAAGGGAATGGGCAATTCCTGAGCTGGCCGAGCGACATCCCGATGAATTGAAGTAA